One window from the genome of Bacillus rossius redtenbacheri isolate Brsri chromosome 12, Brsri_v3, whole genome shotgun sequence encodes:
- the LOC134537302 gene encoding serine/threonine-protein phosphatase 2A activator isoform X1 gives MDSKQSFASSVVAEDHEYVTPKKGIMSVEDMHIWEKSEAYSEIVGFILAMNAAVRGKSLSCKCAVSPVTEGVVALLDKLDVWIDEVPPIEQPQRFGNKAFRTWIDKLREGALGLLQEALPREFHRAVPEVMVYLVESFGNQTRIDYGTGHELAFLMFLCCLFKVGAFTASDQAAIVCKVFHRYLRLVRRLQLVYRMEPAGSHGVWSLDDYQFVPFIWGSSQLVAHPRIEPKSFVQEDIVKAYAHDYMFLGCIEFINKVKTGLFAEHSNQLWNISAVPSWSKINYGLIKMYKNEVLAKFPVIQHVLFGSLLPLRLLQGNQKIY, from the exons ATGGATTCTAAGCAGAGTTTTGCCTCAAGTG TGGTTGCTGAAGATCACGAGTATGTTACCCCAAAGAAAGGCATCATGTCTGTGGAAGATATGCACATTTGGGAGAAGTCAGAAGCTTATAGT GAGATAGTGGGCTTCATCCTGGCCATGAACGCGGCCGTGCGGGGGAAGTCCCTGTCCTGCAAGTGCGCTGTGAGCCCGGTGACGGAAGGCGTGGTGGCCTTGCTCGACAAGCTGGACGTGTGGATAGACGAGGTTCCCCCCATCGAGCAGCCGCAGAGGTTTGGCAACAAAGCTTTTAGGACGTGGATCGACAAGTTGAGAGAG GGAGCCCTCGGGCTGCTGCAAGAGGCGCTGCCCCGGGAGTTCCACCGGGCCGTGCCGGAGGTGATGGTGTACCTGGTGGAGAGCTTCGGCAACCAGACTCGCATCGACTACGGCACGGGCCACGAGCTGGCCTTCCTCATGTTCCTGTGCTGCCTGTTCAAGGTCGGCGCCTTCACCGCCAGCGACCAGGCGGCCATCGTGTGCAAGGTGTTCCACAG GTACCTGCGGCTGGTGCGCAGGCTGCAGCTGGTGTACCGCATGGAGCCGGCCGGCAGCCACGGCGTGTGGAGCCTGGACGATTACCAGTTCGTGCCCTTCATCTGGGGCAGCTCGCAGCTCGTCG CTCATCCACGCATTGAACCAAAATCCTTTGTTCAAGAAGACATTGTCAAAGCTTATGCTCATGATTACATGTTCCTGGGTTGTATTGAATTCATTAACAAG GTTAAGACAGGCTTGTTCGCAGAGCACTCGAACCAGCTTTGGAACATCAGTGCCGTTCCTTCGTGGTCGAAAATAAATTATGGACTTatcaaaatgtataaaaatgag GTGCTGGCCAAGTTCCCGGTCATCCAGCACGTGCTGTTCGGGTCGCTGCTCCCACTCAGACTCCTCCAGGGGAA
- the LOC134537302 gene encoding serine/threonine-protein phosphatase 2A activator isoform X2 codes for MDSKQSFASSVVAEDHEYVTPKKGIMSVEDMHIWEKSEAYSEIVGFILAMNAAVRGKSLSCKCAVSPVTEGVVALLDKLDVWIDEVPPIEQPQRFGNKAFRTWIDKLREGALGLLQEALPREFHRAVPEVMVYLVESFGNQTRIDYGTGHELAFLMFLCCLFKVGAFTASDQAAIVCKVFHRYLRLVRRLQLVYRMEPAGSHGVWSLDDYQFVPFIWGSSQLVAHPRIEPKSFVQEDIVKAYAHDYMFLGCIEFINKVKTGLFAEHSNQLWNISAVPSWSKINYGLIKMYKNEVLAKFPVIQHVLFGSLLPLRLLQGK; via the exons ATGGATTCTAAGCAGAGTTTTGCCTCAAGTG TGGTTGCTGAAGATCACGAGTATGTTACCCCAAAGAAAGGCATCATGTCTGTGGAAGATATGCACATTTGGGAGAAGTCAGAAGCTTATAGT GAGATAGTGGGCTTCATCCTGGCCATGAACGCGGCCGTGCGGGGGAAGTCCCTGTCCTGCAAGTGCGCTGTGAGCCCGGTGACGGAAGGCGTGGTGGCCTTGCTCGACAAGCTGGACGTGTGGATAGACGAGGTTCCCCCCATCGAGCAGCCGCAGAGGTTTGGCAACAAAGCTTTTAGGACGTGGATCGACAAGTTGAGAGAG GGAGCCCTCGGGCTGCTGCAAGAGGCGCTGCCCCGGGAGTTCCACCGGGCCGTGCCGGAGGTGATGGTGTACCTGGTGGAGAGCTTCGGCAACCAGACTCGCATCGACTACGGCACGGGCCACGAGCTGGCCTTCCTCATGTTCCTGTGCTGCCTGTTCAAGGTCGGCGCCTTCACCGCCAGCGACCAGGCGGCCATCGTGTGCAAGGTGTTCCACAG GTACCTGCGGCTGGTGCGCAGGCTGCAGCTGGTGTACCGCATGGAGCCGGCCGGCAGCCACGGCGTGTGGAGCCTGGACGATTACCAGTTCGTGCCCTTCATCTGGGGCAGCTCGCAGCTCGTCG CTCATCCACGCATTGAACCAAAATCCTTTGTTCAAGAAGACATTGTCAAAGCTTATGCTCATGATTACATGTTCCTGGGTTGTATTGAATTCATTAACAAG GTTAAGACAGGCTTGTTCGCAGAGCACTCGAACCAGCTTTGGAACATCAGTGCCGTTCCTTCGTGGTCGAAAATAAATTATGGACTTatcaaaatgtataaaaatgag GTGCTGGCCAAGTTCCCGGTCATCCAGCACGTGCTGTTCGGGTCGCTGCTCCCACTCAGACTCCTCCAGGGGAAGTGA
- the LOC134537301 gene encoding heparan sulfate 2-O-sulfotransferase 1 produces MFQSKFLLLAICLVSVMLVIYFEIQVTQIENGKQKLELVVARLQVRELEQRRLAQARTGVPDSARNSVVIYNRVPKTGSTSFVGVAYDLCKQNGFRVLHINITGNMHALSLANQLRFAENVSHWDAIKPAFYHGHVAFVDFLKFGVNQPIYINIIRKPLDRLVSYYYFLRYGDDFRPHLIRRKHGDKMTFDECVELAQSDCDPNNMWLQIPFFCGHSADCWEVGNEWALSEAKRNLLEHYFLVGVTEELGDFIKVLEATLPSFFQGASVHYETSNKSHLRRTAQKLNPSPDTVARIQSSKVWKMENELYEYALKQFYHTKRRTLSVKDGGSVEKEQNFMYEKIRPK; encoded by the exons atgttccaatCAAAATTTTTACTACTAGCAATTTGTTTGGTATCggttatgttagtaatatattttgaaatacaagtcacgcaaattgaaaatggaaaacagaaattgg agctGGTGGTTGCACGCCTTCAGGTGCGGGAGTTGGAGCAGCGGCGACTGGCACAGGCCCGCACCGGAGTCCCAGACAGCGCCCGCAACTCCGTGGTCATCTACAACCGTGTGCCGAAAACTGGCTCCACCAGCTTCGTGGGGGTCGCGTACGACCTCTGCAAGCAGAACGGCTTCCGTGTCCTGCACATTAACATCACCGGGAACATGCACGCTCTGTCGCTGGCGAACCAG CTTCGTTTTGCTGAAAATGTGTCGCATTGGGATGCCATAAAACCTGCTTTTTACCACGGACACGTTGCATTTGTGGACTTCTTGAA gttCGGAGTGAATCAaccaatatatataaatattattcgAAAACCATTGGATCGACTTGTTTCTTACTATTACTTCTTACGGTACGGTGATGACTTCCGCCCTCATTTGATCAGAAGAAAACATGGCGATAAAATG ACGTTCGATGAGTGTGTGGAGCTGGCTCAGTCGGACTGCGACCCCAACAACATGTGGCTTCAGATCCCGTTCTTCTGTGGCCACTCGGCGGATTGCTG GGAGGTGGGCAACGAGTGGGCTCTTAGTGAAGCCAAGAGGAATCTTCTGGAGCACTACTTCCTCGTCGGTGTGACAGAGGAGCTGGGAGACTTCATCAAGGTTTTGGAAGCCACATTACCAAGCTTCTTCCAGGGAGCGTCTGTGCATTATGAAACAA GTAATAAATCGCACCTTCGTCGAACTGCGCAGAAGTTGAATCCATCTCCCGACACAGTAGCTCGTATCCAGAGCTCGAAAGTTTGGAAAATGGAAAACGAGTTGTATGAGTATGCTTTGAAACAGTTTTATCACACGAAGAGAAGAACGTTAAGTGTTAAAGACGGAGGGAGTGTTGAGAAAGAGCAGAACTTCATGTACGAGAAAATACGCCCAAAGTGA